From Citricoccus sp. SGAir0253, a single genomic window includes:
- a CDS encoding acyl-CoA dehydrogenase, translating into MSTTSASSARPGTPVPDATGPDAAVDHAAATAPDGTASPAGRTPAAPSSAATPAEPGGLDTDRLQELLLGRWAAVRREARENVKDPALHRIEGLSLAEHRDRVLGQLQLLVDLGAVQRAYPAALGGADDHGGNIAAFVELVTADPSLQIKSGVQWGLFGAAILHLGTRRHHEAWLPQAMSLELPGVFAMTEIGHGSDVASLGTTATYVPETDEFEIHTPFKAAWKDYLGNAALHGRAAVVFAQLITRGVNHGVHAFFVPLRDATGAFLPGVGGEDDGLKGGLNGIDNGRLHFDHVRVPRTHLLDRYGSVDAEGAYSSPIDSPGRRFFTMIGTLVQGRVSLALSGAAASALALKGAITYGNERRQFNASSETHEEVLLDYQLHQRRLIDRLARTYADALAANELLEKFDAVFSGEADTDDDRQELETLAAAIKPLATWNALDTLQECREACGGAGFMARNRFTSLRADLDVFVTFEGDNNVLLQLVGKRLLADYSRELSGFSVGALSRFVVAHATNAVVHRSGLRRVAQSVHDAGSERKSANWFKETDVQRALLEDRVRTKTGAVAQALLPVARRSRAEQAATFNRHQTELIDAARNHAELLEWEAFTRALESVEDPHTRQVLTWLRDLFALRVIEDDLGWFLENGRISPQRARTLRQYINRLAYRLRPHAQDLVDAWGYEPEHVRMDVATGEEARRQTEAAEYHRRQRASGDAPVPERSLRTASPRR; encoded by the coding sequence ATGAGCACCACCTCCGCCTCCTCCGCCCGACCCGGCACGCCCGTGCCGGACGCGACCGGGCCCGACGCCGCCGTCGACCACGCCGCCGCCACGGCCCCGGACGGGACCGCGTCCCCCGCGGGCCGGACGCCCGCGGCGCCCTCGAGCGCCGCCACCCCGGCCGAGCCGGGCGGACTGGACACGGACCGCCTGCAGGAGCTGCTGCTGGGGCGCTGGGCCGCCGTCCGGCGCGAGGCGCGCGAGAACGTCAAGGACCCGGCCCTGCACCGCATCGAGGGCCTGTCCCTCGCCGAGCACCGCGACCGCGTGCTGGGTCAGTTGCAGCTGCTCGTGGACCTCGGCGCGGTGCAGCGGGCCTATCCCGCGGCCCTGGGCGGGGCCGACGACCACGGGGGCAACATCGCCGCCTTCGTGGAGCTGGTCACCGCCGATCCCTCCCTGCAGATCAAGTCCGGTGTCCAGTGGGGCCTGTTCGGGGCCGCGATCCTGCACCTGGGCACCCGCCGCCACCACGAGGCCTGGCTGCCGCAGGCGATGAGCCTCGAGCTGCCCGGCGTGTTCGCCATGACGGAGATCGGCCACGGCTCGGACGTGGCCTCGCTCGGCACCACCGCCACCTACGTCCCGGAGACGGACGAGTTCGAGATCCACACGCCGTTCAAGGCCGCGTGGAAGGACTACCTCGGCAACGCCGCCCTGCACGGCCGGGCGGCCGTGGTGTTCGCCCAGCTCATCACGCGCGGCGTCAACCACGGGGTGCACGCCTTCTTCGTCCCGCTGCGGGACGCCACCGGGGCCTTCCTGCCCGGCGTGGGCGGGGAGGACGACGGGCTCAAGGGCGGGCTCAACGGCATCGACAACGGCCGGTTGCACTTCGACCACGTGCGCGTGCCCCGGACCCACCTGCTGGACCGGTACGGCAGCGTGGACGCGGAGGGTGCCTACTCCTCCCCCATCGACTCCCCCGGGCGCCGCTTCTTCACCATGATCGGCACCCTCGTCCAGGGCCGCGTCTCGCTGGCCCTGTCCGGGGCCGCCGCCTCGGCGCTGGCGCTGAAGGGCGCGATCACCTACGGCAACGAGCGCCGCCAGTTCAACGCGTCCTCGGAGACGCACGAGGAGGTGCTGCTGGACTACCAACTGCACCAGCGGCGGCTGATCGACCGGCTGGCGCGGACCTATGCCGACGCCCTCGCCGCCAACGAGCTGCTGGAGAAGTTCGACGCCGTCTTCTCCGGGGAGGCGGACACGGACGACGACCGGCAGGAGCTGGAGACCCTCGCCGCGGCCATCAAGCCGCTCGCGACGTGGAACGCCCTCGACACCCTGCAGGAGTGCCGGGAGGCGTGCGGCGGCGCCGGGTTCATGGCGCGGAACCGGTTCACCTCGCTGCGCGCGGACCTGGACGTGTTCGTCACCTTCGAGGGGGACAACAACGTCCTGCTCCAGCTCGTGGGCAAGCGGCTGCTCGCGGACTACTCCCGGGAGCTCTCCGGCTTCTCGGTGGGCGCGCTCTCGCGGTTCGTGGTCGCCCACGCCACGAACGCCGTGGTCCACCGCTCCGGGCTGCGCCGCGTGGCCCAGTCGGTCCACGACGCCGGTTCCGAGCGCAAGAGCGCCAACTGGTTCAAGGAGACGGACGTGCAGCGGGCCCTGCTCGAGGACCGGGTGCGCACCAAGACCGGCGCGGTGGCCCAGGCCCTGCTGCCGGTGGCCCGCAGGTCCCGTGCCGAGCAGGCGGCCACGTTCAACCGCCACCAGACCGAGCTGATCGACGCCGCGCGCAACCACGCCGAGCTGCTGGAGTGGGAGGCGTTCACCCGGGCGCTGGAGTCGGTGGAGGACCCGCACACCCGCCAGGTCCTGACGTGGCTGCGCGACCTCTTCGCGCTGCGCGTGATCGAGGACGACCTCGGGTGGTTCCTGGAGAACGGCCGGATCTCCCCCCAGCGGGCCCGGACCCTGCGGCAGTACATCAACCGGCTGGCCTACCGCCTGCGCCCGCACGCCCAGGACCTCGTGGACGCCTGGGGCTACGAGCCGGAGCACGTCCGGATGGACGTGGCCACCGGCGAGGAGGCGCGGCGGCAGACGGAGGCCGCCGAGTACCACCGGAGGCAGCGGGCCAGCGGGGACGCGCCGGTGCCCGAGCGCTCGCTCCGCACCGCGTCCCCGCGGCGCTGA
- a CDS encoding 3-oxoacyl-ACP reductase, which translates to MSTDTYTALVNQPLGRRLAASLGLPQPALLRRYRPGQELVEGSVLVLGRGPVAEAAATVLLDWDQDVRRHPAPGDRYGAVVACFDDVATPADLSATALVLGSVQRQLGPSARVVTVLRDPAAAADPAVRAARQGVEGLTRSLAHEMRRGATANGLVLGEEVAAGAPGAVGALRFLLSARSAFVSGQFLAVGSPAGALPRDWAQPLSGRVAVVTGAARGIGAAIARTLHRDGATVVGVDVPAAGQALADVANEVRGTALQLDITAPDAGERLLAHCRDRHGRLDIMVHNAGITRDRKLANMDAGQWDPVIAVNIEAQLAINRVLLAAGPDVVPGPLRIAALASTSGIAGNAGQANYAASKAGVMGMVAATAPLLQGRGTVNAVAPGLIETEMTARMPLARREAGRRLNSLAQGGRPEDVAEAVAFLVSDSAGGTTGTTLRVCGQGFMGA; encoded by the coding sequence GTGAGCACCGATACCTACACCGCCCTCGTCAACCAGCCCCTGGGCCGGAGGCTGGCCGCCTCCCTCGGCCTGCCGCAGCCGGCCCTGCTGCGCCGGTACCGGCCGGGACAGGAGCTCGTGGAGGGCTCCGTCCTCGTCCTCGGCCGCGGCCCGGTGGCCGAGGCGGCCGCCACCGTCCTGCTGGACTGGGACCAGGACGTGCGGCGCCACCCGGCCCCCGGCGACCGGTACGGGGCCGTCGTCGCGTGCTTCGACGACGTCGCCACCCCGGCCGACCTCTCCGCCACCGCCCTGGTGCTCGGCTCCGTGCAGCGGCAACTGGGGCCCAGCGCGCGGGTGGTGACCGTCCTGCGGGACCCGGCCGCCGCCGCGGACCCCGCGGTCCGGGCGGCCCGCCAGGGCGTCGAGGGGCTCACCCGCTCGCTGGCCCACGAGATGCGCCGCGGGGCCACGGCCAACGGCCTCGTCCTCGGCGAGGAGGTCGCCGCCGGGGCGCCGGGCGCGGTGGGCGCCCTGCGCTTCCTGCTCTCGGCCCGCAGCGCCTTCGTCTCCGGGCAGTTCCTGGCCGTGGGCTCGCCGGCGGGCGCGCTGCCCCGGGACTGGGCGCAGCCCCTGTCCGGCCGGGTGGCCGTGGTCACCGGGGCGGCCCGCGGCATCGGGGCGGCGATCGCCCGGACCCTGCACCGGGACGGCGCCACCGTGGTCGGGGTGGACGTCCCGGCGGCCGGCCAGGCCCTGGCGGACGTGGCCAACGAGGTCCGCGGCACGGCGCTGCAGCTGGACATCACCGCCCCGGACGCCGGGGAACGCCTCCTGGCCCACTGCCGGGACCGCCACGGGCGGCTCGACATCATGGTGCACAACGCCGGCATCACCCGCGACCGCAAGCTCGCGAACATGGACGCCGGGCAGTGGGACCCCGTGATCGCCGTCAACATCGAGGCGCAGCTGGCGATCAACCGCGTGCTGCTGGCCGCCGGTCCGGACGTGGTGCCGGGGCCGCTGCGCATCGCCGCCCTGGCCTCCACCTCCGGCATCGCCGGGAACGCCGGCCAGGCCAACTACGCCGCCTCGAAGGCCGGCGTGATGGGGATGGTCGCCGCCACGGCGCCCCTGCTCCAGGGCCGGGGGACGGTCAACGCGGTGGCCCCTGGGTTAATCGAGACGGAGATGACGGCCCGGATGCCCCTCGCCCGGCGGGAGGCCGGCCGCCGGCTGAACTCCCTGGCACAGGGCGGACGGCCGGAGGACGTCGCGGAGGCCGTGGCCTTCCTGGTGTCCGACTCCGCCGGCGGCACCACGGGGACCACCCTGCGGGTGTGCGGCCAGGGCTTCATGGGGGCCTGA
- a CDS encoding TetR/AcrR family transcriptional regulator, with protein sequence MNTSIRGVRRGRAAAPSHGGEAPTTPPPAGPPASLDGRSTRWDRHRQQRRSELIRSARRAVHDLGPQASMEEIAAHAGTSKSVFYRYFGDKNGLQAAVGERAIGFMERELLAAAATSDHALEGLHAMVSIYLTLAESSPNVYAFSTRLPPEAAEAGGGAAPGGQPAAMAGFFERIAAVMDVHFRDYLRQQGREPSPTSPTWYWPRAAIGMVRSAGETWLATPAAERPPADRLARTLTAWLTTGLAGTYPAPSPPAAAEPAAPTDRQDLP encoded by the coding sequence GTGAACACCAGCATCCGGGGCGTCCGCCGCGGGCGGGCCGCGGCCCCCTCCCACGGCGGCGAGGCCCCCACCACCCCGCCACCCGCCGGCCCGCCGGCCTCCCTGGACGGGCGCAGCACCCGATGGGACCGGCACCGCCAGCAGCGCCGGAGCGAACTCATCCGCTCCGCCCGCCGGGCCGTCCACGACCTCGGCCCGCAGGCCTCCATGGAGGAGATCGCCGCCCACGCGGGCACGTCCAAGAGCGTGTTCTACCGCTACTTCGGGGACAAGAACGGCCTGCAGGCCGCCGTCGGCGAGCGGGCCATCGGGTTCATGGAGCGCGAGCTGCTCGCCGCGGCCGCCACCTCGGACCACGCCCTCGAGGGGCTGCACGCCATGGTCTCGATCTACCTGACGCTCGCCGAGTCGTCCCCGAACGTCTACGCCTTCTCGACGCGGCTGCCCCCGGAGGCCGCCGAGGCCGGCGGTGGTGCCGCGCCCGGTGGGCAGCCGGCCGCCATGGCGGGGTTCTTCGAGCGGATCGCCGCCGTGATGGACGTGCACTTCCGCGACTACCTGCGCCAGCAGGGCCGCGAGCCCTCGCCGACCTCCCCCACGTGGTACTGGCCGCGCGCCGCGATCGGCATGGTGCGTTCCGCCGGCGAGACCTGGCTGGCCACCCCGGCGGCCGAGCGCCCCCCGGCGGACCGCCTGGCCCGGACCCTCACCGCCTGGCTGACGACCGGACTGGCCGGCACGTACCCGGCACCCTCCCCGCCCGCGGCGGCGGAACCCGCCGCCCCGACCGATCGACAGGACCTGCCATGA
- a CDS encoding acetyl-CoA C-acetyltransferase, producing MTDSTPRNAPAPTPGPAAGPAPAAVAGGPVRPALVIGGNRTPFARSHGAYARAGNRELLTAALDGLVARFGLQGERLGEVAAGAVLKHSRDFNLTREAVLGTALDHATPAREVQVACATGMEAIGSLADKIRLGQVDSGIGGGVDSISDAPLVINDAARSVVMELHRARTLQQRLRAVLRLRPGHLVPEAPGTEEPRTGLSMGEHQARTTQRWGITRRAQDDLALASHHHLAAAYDRGFLDDLLTPFGPLTRDDNLRPDTTAEKLASLKPVFGRDLGEEATMTAGNSTPLTDGASAVLLGSEEWAAARGLPVLAEFVDYETAAVDFVDGDEGLLMAPAYAAPRLLRRQGLALQDFDFYEVHEAFAGTVLATLAAWESEEFCRERLGLDAPLGAIDRSRLNVTGSSLAAGHPFAATGGRITATLAKLLHEKGPGSLGLVSVCAAGGQGVVAILRGR from the coding sequence ATGACCGACAGCACCCCCCGGAACGCCCCCGCGCCCACCCCCGGCCCCGCCGCCGGACCCGCCCCGGCCGCGGTCGCCGGCGGCCCGGTTCGCCCGGCCCTGGTGATCGGCGGCAACCGCACCCCGTTCGCCCGGTCCCACGGCGCCTACGCCCGGGCGGGCAACCGGGAGCTGCTCACGGCCGCGCTGGACGGCCTCGTGGCCCGCTTCGGGCTGCAGGGGGAACGGCTCGGGGAGGTGGCCGCCGGCGCGGTGCTCAAGCACAGCCGCGACTTCAACCTCACGCGCGAGGCCGTGCTGGGGACGGCGCTGGACCACGCCACCCCGGCACGCGAGGTGCAGGTCGCGTGCGCCACCGGCATGGAGGCCATCGGCTCGCTGGCGGACAAGATCCGCCTCGGACAGGTCGACTCGGGCATCGGCGGGGGAGTGGACAGCATCTCGGACGCCCCGCTGGTCATCAACGACGCAGCCCGCTCGGTGGTGATGGAGCTCCACCGCGCCCGCACGCTCCAGCAGCGGCTGCGGGCGGTCCTGCGCCTCCGGCCCGGCCACCTCGTGCCCGAGGCCCCGGGCACCGAGGAGCCCCGGACCGGACTGTCCATGGGCGAGCACCAGGCGCGCACCACGCAGCGGTGGGGGATCACGCGCAGGGCCCAGGACGACCTGGCCCTGGCCAGCCACCACCACCTGGCCGCGGCCTACGACCGGGGCTTCCTCGACGACCTGCTCACGCCCTTCGGCCCCCTCACGCGGGACGACAACCTGCGTCCGGACACCACGGCCGAGAAGCTGGCCTCGCTCAAGCCCGTCTTCGGCCGCGACCTGGGCGAGGAGGCGACCATGACGGCCGGCAACTCCACGCCGCTCACGGACGGCGCGTCGGCCGTGCTGCTCGGCTCGGAGGAGTGGGCGGCGGCCCGCGGCCTGCCCGTGCTGGCCGAGTTCGTGGACTACGAGACGGCGGCCGTCGACTTCGTGGACGGGGACGAGGGCCTGCTCATGGCCCCGGCCTACGCCGCCCCGCGGCTGCTCCGGCGCCAGGGCCTGGCGCTGCAGGACTTCGACTTCTACGAGGTCCACGAGGCCTTCGCCGGCACCGTGCTGGCCACGCTCGCGGCCTGGGAGTCGGAGGAGTTCTGCCGCGAGCGGCTCGGCCTCGACGCCCCGCTCGGTGCGATCGACCGGTCCCGGCTCAACGTCACCGGTTCCTCCCTCGCGGCGGGACACCCGTTCGCGGCCACCGGCGGGCGCATCACGGCCACCCTGGCGAAGCTGCTGCACGAGAAGGGGCCGGGCTCGCTCGGGCTCGTGTCCGTGTGCGCCGCCGGAGGCCAGGGCGTCGTCGCCATCCTCCGCGGTCGCTGA
- a CDS encoding MaoC/PaaZ C-terminal domain-containing protein, whose protein sequence is MPSLAAGYRAALSAAAGDAVLRRRRPQRLPARTVVVRDHVIGEDLVRSHAALYPHTGRSSRGDLPSVLVHVAAFPAAMALVSAPDFPLPLLGLVHLRNRVHHRRPVPAGVPLQVAATATGLAPHPAGTAVDLVVTVHGPDGPGAPAAEPLWEGTSTYLARGVRLDGHERPERPARPGFEAPPLTARWRLPAATGRRYAALSGDYNPIHLNPLAARALGQPGMIAHGMYLAGRMLAGREPAGAGHRWEIDFATPVRLPGTVDVSVRHPADGLTEVTAWDPRRLRPHFTGRIALPGPRDGQSAA, encoded by the coding sequence ATGCCCTCCCTGGCCGCCGGCTACCGTGCGGCGCTGTCCGCCGCCGCCGGCGACGCCGTGCTGCGGCGCCGTCGCCCGCAGCGGCTGCCCGCGCGCACCGTGGTGGTCCGCGACCACGTCATCGGGGAGGACCTCGTCCGCTCCCATGCGGCGCTGTACCCGCACACGGGCCGGTCCTCTCGCGGCGACCTGCCCTCGGTGCTCGTCCACGTCGCCGCCTTCCCGGCAGCGATGGCCCTGGTGTCCGCGCCGGACTTCCCGCTGCCGCTGCTGGGCCTCGTGCACCTGCGCAACCGCGTGCACCACCGGCGGCCCGTCCCGGCGGGCGTTCCCCTGCAGGTCGCCGCCACGGCCACGGGCCTCGCGCCGCACCCGGCCGGGACCGCCGTGGACCTCGTGGTGACCGTGCACGGACCGGACGGCCCCGGCGCCCCGGCCGCGGAACCGCTCTGGGAGGGGACCTCGACCTACCTGGCCCGGGGTGTCCGGCTGGACGGCCACGAGAGGCCGGAACGGCCCGCACGACCGGGCTTCGAGGCGCCGCCGCTGACGGCGCGGTGGCGGCTGCCCGCCGCGACGGGGCGCCGGTACGCCGCCCTCTCCGGCGACTACAACCCCATCCACCTGAACCCCCTGGCCGCCCGCGCCCTCGGCCAGCCCGGCATGATCGCCCACGGCATGTACCTGGCCGGGCGCATGCTGGCGGGCCGGGAGCCGGCGGGTGCCGGACACCGCTGGGAGATCGACTTCGCGACGCCGGTGCGGCTGCCGGGGACGGTGGACGTGTCCGTCCGCCACCCCGCGGACGGGCTCACGGAGGTCACGGCGTGGGATCCGCGCCGCCTCCGGCCGCACTTCACCGGGCGGATCGCGCTGCCGGGTCCGCGGGACGGTCAGAGTGCCGCGTAG